A stretch of Acidimicrobiales bacterium DNA encodes these proteins:
- a CDS encoding iron ABC transporter permease has translation MGRDRSRLINAAAVVPAAFFAVFFAYPVATVLWRGLGGDGFGAMSDVWATSRTRDAVWFTMWQATLSTVVTLAVALPAASIVARATPRMRRRLRALVTVPFVMPTVLVAGAFAELFARTGLDEGTIRARHTIWAILIAHLFFNYAVVVRSVGSFWAGLDPRMEEQARMLGASRRRAFTEVTLPRLRPVLASAASIVFLFSFTSFGVILVLGGPRQATIETEIHRYAVTRTDFRSAAAIAVLQLVAVVALVAVTTMLERRRPITTHVARPLAPSRRRWRLLNGVTAALLLVTPIAVIVERSFAVGGGYGLDHYRALSTRVNQLPAPATTALRNTIVYASLAMIIAIVVGTLAALIVVHGRRSLSHVFDLGLTIPLGTSAVTIGFGILLALDEPPVDFRTRWWIVPVAHALVGVPFVVRTMVPILRRIDPALREAAATLGAPPSRVRREIDLPIARRGLLVGAGFAFAVSVGEFGATAFLPRRPETLTAPRALFRLLSTPGDLLRGQAMALAVVMMVLVAAAAFVIESGRSNDEGVF, from the coding sequence GTGGGTCGAGATCGTTCTCGGCTGATCAACGCGGCGGCCGTCGTCCCGGCGGCCTTCTTCGCCGTGTTCTTCGCGTACCCGGTCGCGACCGTGTTGTGGCGCGGTCTGGGGGGCGACGGTTTCGGCGCCATGAGCGACGTGTGGGCGACCTCGCGGACGCGCGACGCCGTCTGGTTCACCATGTGGCAGGCGACGCTGTCGACCGTCGTGACCCTCGCGGTCGCCCTGCCCGCCGCGTCGATCGTCGCCCGCGCCACTCCCCGCATGCGCCGCCGGCTCCGGGCCCTCGTCACGGTGCCCTTCGTGATGCCCACGGTGCTCGTCGCCGGCGCCTTCGCCGAGCTCTTCGCGCGGACCGGACTCGACGAGGGCACGATCCGCGCCCGGCACACGATCTGGGCGATCCTCATCGCCCACCTGTTCTTCAACTACGCCGTGGTCGTCCGCTCGGTCGGCTCCTTCTGGGCCGGCCTCGACCCCCGCATGGAGGAACAGGCCCGCATGCTCGGGGCGAGCCGCCGGCGGGCCTTCACCGAGGTGACCCTCCCCCGCCTGCGCCCGGTGCTCGCCTCGGCGGCATCGATCGTCTTTCTGTTCTCCTTCACGTCGTTCGGCGTGATCCTCGTGCTCGGCGGGCCGCGGCAGGCGACGATCGAGACCGAGATCCACCGCTACGCCGTCACCCGGACCGACTTCAGGTCCGCCGCCGCGATCGCGGTGCTCCAGCTGGTCGCCGTCGTCGCGCTCGTCGCGGTGACCACGATGCTCGAGCGGCGCCGACCGATCACGACCCACGTCGCCCGGCCACTGGCGCCCAGCCGGCGGCGGTGGCGATTGCTGAACGGCGTGACCGCCGCCCTGTTGCTGGTCACCCCGATCGCCGTGATCGTGGAGCGGTCGTTCGCCGTCGGCGGCGGCTACGGGCTCGATCACTATCGCGCCCTCTCGACCCGCGTGAACCAGCTCCCGGCCCCCGCCACGACCGCCCTGCGCAACACGATCGTCTACGCCTCGCTCGCCATGATCATCGCCATCGTCGTGGGGACGCTCGCCGCCCTCATCGTGGTGCACGGCCGCCGATCACTGAGCCATGTGTTCGATCTCGGGCTGACGATCCCGCTCGGCACCAGTGCCGTGACCATCGGTTTCGGCATCCTCCTCGCCCTCGACGAACCACCGGTCGACTTCCGCACCCGATGGTGGATCGTGCCCGTGGCCCACGCGCTCGTCGGCGTGCCCTTCGTCGTCCGCACGATGGTGCCGATCCTGCGGCGGATCGATCCGGCGCTGCGCGAGGCCGCCGCCACACTCGGGGCGCCGCCGAGCCGGGTGCGCCGCGAGATCGACCTGCCGATCGCCCGTCGCGGCCTGCTCGTGGGCGCCGGCTTCGCGTTCGCGGTGTCGGTCGGCGAGTTCGGCGCGACCGCCTTCCTCCCCCGCCGACCCGAGACACTCACGGCCCCGCGGGCGCTCTTCCGGCTCCTGTCCACCCCGGGCGACCTACTGCGCGGCCAAGCGATGGCGCTCGCCGTCGTGATGATGGTCCTCGTCGCCGCGGCCGCGTTCGTGATCGAGTCCGGCCGGTCGAACGACGAGGGGGTCTTCTGA
- a CDS encoding ABC transporter ATP-binding protein, producing the protein MWSLEDATVRFGSTTALDGVSLAVQPAETLVVLGPSGCGKSTLLRVMAGLQPLDRGRFLIDGEDATERPPHERGIGMVFQDPTLFPHRRVGENIEFGLRMQGVDGAERRTRVAELLALVGLGGFTDRDPSTLSGGEAQRVALARSLAPGPRLLLLDEPLGALDRALRDRLVDDLPGVLSASGTAAVHVTHDQDEAFALADRIAVMDAGRVLRVDAPHSLYADPRTETVARFLGHTNLVGEGDDRRVLRRDAATIDPAGELTATVVSSRFRGDHHDVEVDTDLGRLAFALADGATPGTTIRLHIDPARVAPIGQD; encoded by the coding sequence ATGTGGAGCCTGGAGGATGCCACGGTTCGCTTCGGTTCGACGACCGCGCTCGACGGCGTCTCGCTCGCGGTCCAACCCGCCGAGACGCTGGTCGTGCTGGGCCCCAGCGGCTGCGGCAAGTCGACCCTCCTGCGGGTGATGGCCGGGCTCCAGCCGCTCGACCGGGGCCGGTTCCTGATCGACGGTGAGGACGCGACCGAGCGACCGCCCCACGAGCGCGGCATCGGCATGGTTTTCCAGGACCCGACCCTTTTCCCCCACCGCCGGGTCGGCGAGAACATCGAGTTCGGGCTGCGCATGCAGGGCGTCGACGGGGCCGAGCGGCGGACCCGCGTGGCCGAACTGCTGGCCCTGGTCGGGCTGGGCGGCTTCACCGATCGCGACCCGTCCACGCTGTCGGGTGGCGAGGCGCAGCGGGTGGCGCTCGCTCGTTCACTCGCGCCCGGACCCCGCCTCCTTCTCCTCGACGAGCCGCTCGGTGCGCTCGACCGGGCCCTGCGCGATCGCCTCGTGGATGACCTCCCCGGCGTCCTGTCGGCCTCCGGGACCGCGGCGGTCCACGTCACCCACGACCAGGACGAAGCCTTCGCGCTTGCCGACCGGATCGCGGTCATGGACGCCGGGCGGGTGCTGCGCGTCGACGCCCCCCACTCGCTCTACGCCGACCCCCGAACGGAGACGGTCGCCCGTTTCCTCGGACACACCAACCTCGTGGGCGAGGGTGACGATCGGCGGGTGCTGCGGCGCGACGCCGCGACGATCGATCCGGCCGGCGAGCTCACCGCCACGGTCGTCTCCAGTCGTTTCCGCGGCGATCACCACGACGTCGAGGTCGACACCGACCTCGGTCGACTCGCCTTCGCGCTCGCCGACGGTGCCACTCCGGGGACGACCATCCGCCTCCACATCGATCCCGCTCGCGTGGCCCCGATCGGCCAGGACTGA
- a CDS encoding GNAT family N-acetyltransferase, translated as MAVFDRSFAELSTLELHDLLRLRVDVFVVEQACPYPELDGRDTETTTRHVWMADDAGPQAYVRLLDDGEARRIGRVATRSDARGNGHAGALVDHVIATSSGPWVLDAQSHLAEWYTARGFVACGPEFVEDGIAHVPMRRDD; from the coding sequence ATGGCGGTCTTCGACCGCAGCTTCGCCGAACTCTCCACCCTCGAGCTCCACGATCTACTCCGTCTGCGCGTCGACGTCTTCGTCGTGGAGCAGGCGTGCCCGTATCCGGAACTGGACGGGCGGGACACCGAGACGACCACGCGCCACGTCTGGATGGCGGACGACGCTGGTCCGCAGGCCTACGTCCGTCTCCTCGACGACGGGGAGGCCCGCCGCATCGGCCGGGTCGCGACCCGGTCCGACGCCCGCGGCAACGGTCACGCCGGGGCGCTGGTGGACCATGTGATCGCGACGTCGAGCGGCCCGTGGGTCCTCGACGCCCAGTCCCATCTCGCGGAGTGGTACACGGCGCGCGGCTTCGTGGCGTGCGGCCCGGAGTTCGTCGAAGACGGCATCGCCCACGTCCCGATGCGCCGCGACGACTGA
- a CDS encoding PH domain-containing protein, with protein sequence MPFPRHLLTDDEDLVLDLRPHWWYLAPAVALLAVAVLFGLLALINNWTSWISVPIGVWVLVALGYFGIRYLTWTTINFVVTSERVISRTGVVSKQGIEIPLDRINTVFFNQSVFERMIGAGDLGIESAGEGGRQTFTDIRRPNLVQNEIYRQVEGLEDRKLHRLGQAASSAAPAEASIPEQIEKLDQLRRQGVVTDEEFEAKKRELLDRM encoded by the coding sequence ATGCCCTTTCCCCGTCATCTGCTGACCGACGACGAAGATCTGGTGCTCGACCTCCGGCCGCACTGGTGGTATCTCGCGCCCGCGGTCGCCCTGCTCGCCGTCGCGGTTCTCTTCGGGCTCCTCGCGCTGATCAACAACTGGACGAGTTGGATCTCGGTCCCGATCGGCGTCTGGGTGCTGGTCGCCCTCGGCTACTTCGGCATCCGGTACCTCACCTGGACCACGATCAACTTCGTGGTCACGAGTGAGCGGGTCATCTCTCGCACCGGCGTCGTCTCGAAGCAGGGCATCGAGATCCCCCTCGACCGCATCAACACGGTGTTCTTCAACCAGTCCGTGTTCGAGCGGATGATCGGGGCCGGCGATCTCGGGATCGAGTCGGCCGGTGAGGGCGGGCGGCAGACCTTCACCGACATCCGCCGCCCGAATCTCGTCCAGAACGAGATCTACCGGCAGGTCGAAGGGCTCGAGGACCGCAAGCTCCATCGGCTGGGCCAGGCGGCGTCGTCGGCCGCGCCGGCCGAGGCGTCCATCCCCGAGCAGATCGAGAAGCTCGACCAGTTGCGACGGCAGGGCGTGGTCACCGACGAGGAGTTCGAGGCGAAGAAGCGCGAACTCCTCGATCGCATGTGA
- a CDS encoding metallopeptidase family protein, with protein sequence MEPVSPARFERLVGDALDALPEELGRLMENVAVVAVDRHPTEDLLGLYEGIPLTERDDYGGLVMPDVISLYRLPLCEMCDDDDELIEEIAVTVVHEIAHHFGIDDESLHEWGWG encoded by the coding sequence ATGGAGCCCGTCAGCCCGGCCCGATTCGAGCGCCTCGTGGGCGACGCCCTCGACGCGCTGCCGGAGGAGCTCGGTCGCCTCATGGAGAACGTCGCGGTCGTCGCCGTGGACCGTCATCCGACGGAGGACCTGCTCGGCCTCTACGAGGGCATCCCCCTCACCGAACGCGATGACTACGGCGGCCTGGTGATGCCGGACGTCATCTCGCTGTACCGCTTGCCGTTGTGCGAGATGTGCGACGACGACGACGAGTTGATCGAGGAGATCGCGGTCACGGTCGTACACGAGATCGCCCACCACTTCGGCATCGACGACGAGTCCCTCCACGAGTGGGGATGGGGCTAG
- a CDS encoding ATP-dependent DNA helicase UvrD2: MSPSSPSDPLLEGLTDEQRDAVTTAANPLCIIAGAGSGKTRVLTRRIAWQSSEGTHDPRRVLALTFTRRAAAELRARTRRLGLREDVAAGTFHAAALATLRRFWDHTGRTHPTLLDRRMAYLARAHPRLDRAVVADLDAEIGWARARLITPEGYGEAAEAARRRPPRSAAFVAKAYAGYQESKRERRLIDFDDVLALCHATMQRETAFADAQRWRHRHLFVDEFQDVNPLQFAVLESLRGPESTLVVVGDPDQAIYGWNGADPRFINDIDEHLPGVAVVHLRTNFRSTPEVLAAAGRVLDKEPQPAHRMSGDAPTVTGAPLDQEGLLLARAVRARRKPGAPWRHQAVLARTNAQLPALRSALEATGIPTRSRGEGALLRRPEIIDVLERWPAKGSLSAALADERTAGHEPLDAERQAMVDAFLDLARDHLVLEPDASVDEFVTALRHDDRVGAAGDAVELATFHSAKGLEWPIVHLVGLEDGLVPITFARTKAARAEEQRLLYVATTRAERELHVTWATERTVGDTVHRRAPSPWLDAFATTDDLAPIHPDVGELRERIGHDTPDIDLTDLVTPVVESLTAWREHAALQAKIAPGAVLSDAALRGIAEARPSTIDELAAVPGVGSGKARRFGPRLLEISSPIG; encoded by the coding sequence GTGTCACCGTCGTCACCGTCCGATCCGCTGCTCGAAGGGCTCACCGACGAACAGCGCGACGCGGTCACGACCGCGGCGAACCCGCTGTGCATCATCGCCGGTGCCGGTTCGGGCAAGACCCGCGTGCTCACCCGCCGCATCGCGTGGCAGTCGAGCGAGGGCACCCACGACCCCCGTCGCGTCCTGGCACTCACCTTCACCCGCCGCGCCGCCGCCGAGCTGCGGGCCCGCACCCGCCGGCTCGGCCTGCGCGAGGACGTCGCCGCCGGCACGTTCCACGCCGCCGCCCTGGCGACGCTGCGTCGCTTCTGGGATCACACCGGCCGCACCCACCCGACCCTGCTCGACCGGCGAATGGCCTATCTCGCCCGCGCCCACCCCCGCCTCGATCGCGCCGTGGTCGCCGACCTCGATGCGGAGATCGGGTGGGCCCGGGCCCGGCTGATCACGCCCGAGGGCTACGGCGAGGCAGCGGAGGCCGCGCGCCGCCGACCACCCCGCAGCGCCGCGTTCGTGGCGAAGGCCTACGCCGGGTACCAGGAGTCCAAGCGCGAGCGCCGCCTCATCGACTTCGACGACGTGCTGGCCCTGTGCCACGCGACGATGCAACGCGAGACGGCGTTCGCCGACGCCCAGCGCTGGCGCCACCGCCACCTGTTCGTCGACGAGTTCCAGGACGTCAACCCGCTCCAGTTCGCCGTGCTCGAATCCCTTCGGGGCCCCGAATCCACGCTCGTGGTGGTCGGTGACCCGGACCAGGCGATCTACGGGTGGAACGGTGCGGATCCCCGGTTCATCAACGACATCGACGAGCATCTTCCCGGCGTCGCGGTCGTCCACCTACGCACCAACTTCCGCTCCACCCCGGAGGTGTTGGCCGCCGCGGGCCGCGTGCTCGACAAGGAGCCGCAGCCGGCACACCGGATGTCCGGCGACGCCCCGACCGTGACCGGCGCGCCGCTCGACCAGGAGGGCCTGCTCCTCGCGCGGGCCGTGCGGGCCCGCCGGAAGCCGGGCGCGCCGTGGCGCCACCAGGCCGTTCTCGCCCGCACCAACGCCCAGCTTCCGGCGCTCCGCTCCGCCCTCGAGGCCACGGGCATCCCGACGCGCAGCCGCGGCGAGGGCGCGCTCCTGCGCCGCCCGGAGATCATCGACGTGCTGGAGCGCTGGCCGGCGAAGGGGTCGCTCAGTGCCGCCCTCGCCGACGAGCGGACGGCCGGACACGAGCCCCTCGACGCGGAGCGGCAGGCAATGGTGGACGCGTTCCTCGACCTCGCCCGCGACCATCTCGTGCTCGAGCCCGACGCGTCCGTCGACGAATTCGTCACCGCCCTTCGCCACGACGACCGCGTGGGGGCGGCGGGCGACGCCGTCGAGCTCGCCACGTTCCACTCGGCCAAGGGGCTGGAGTGGCCGATCGTCCATCTCGTCGGTCTCGAGGACGGACTGGTGCCGATCACGTTCGCCCGCACCAAGGCGGCGCGAGCCGAGGAGCAGCGCCTCCTCTACGTGGCGACCACCCGGGCCGAGCGCGAGCTGCACGTCACCTGGGCGACGGAACGGACCGTCGGCGACACGGTCCACCGGCGGGCGCCGTCACCCTGGCTCGATGCCTTCGCGACCACGGACGACCTCGCGCCGATCCATCCGGACGTCGGCGAGCTCCGCGAGCGCATCGGCCACGACACGCCGGACATCGACCTCACCGACCTCGTGACACCCGTCGTGGAGAGCCTCACCGCGTGGCGCGAGCACGCCGCCCTCCAGGCGAAGATCGCTCCGGGGGCCGTGCTGTCCGACGCCGCCCTGCGAGGCATCGCCGAAGCCCGTCCGAGCACCATCGACGAACTCGCCGCCGTCCCCGGCGTCGGCTCCGGCAAGGCCCGGCGCTTCGGCCCCCGCCTCCTCGAGATCAGTTCCCCGATCGGCTAG
- a CDS encoding cation:proton antiporter, with protein MLTPLDEHQLLVFWTQLLVLVAMARLCGELMRRINLPSVIGQLAAGVILGPSIFGRVWEDGFHWFLPDYQISSGALLAVSWLGVALLLVTAGFETDLGLIRRLGRAAALVTGFSLVVPLIGGLGVGILLPDSFVGAESNRTVFALFVAAALSVSALAVIAKILSELGLMRRDFGQITVAAGMANDVVGWVMLAVFAGFAVSGEVSLSAVLKTVVGLAAFLAIAMTLGQRAVDRALRWVRRDGANVSGAMSVAIFTMLVYGVATQALGIEAVLGAFVAGVVLHRSRFQQPEVLHHIESLTTTFLAPIFFATAGLRVDLGLLGEDDALAWAAVVVAVAIVFKFAGAFVGARLAGQSNRAATALGAGLNARGALEIVIASVGLSLGVFNETAYTVIVIVPLVTSIFAAVSLRIVVRDWRGSDEEQERLEREEALSRNLVVKSSRILLPSQGEPASIAAAQLVHFAWPTEAPATIVSVRRNGEWPDVSVVEAVLDEREVDHRQVKGDDIAGSIVAESRLGYGVIAVGVAARHEGQLYSPMVDELLLNATLPVVIVRRARGLDRPLPPAFSRVIVPVTGTRSSRSAQEVAFSISSNLGTEVVLTHVLSRSSPLPRIFGRRQREDDPAMAVADQMIEGAAALATESGLQTRAVVRESDTAGAALVAAAREETADLVVLGAQLRNVDGRPFLGNTVETVLEQSDATVVVVAYPRTREGGEH; from the coding sequence ATGCTGACTCCGCTCGACGAGCACCAGCTCCTCGTCTTCTGGACTCAGCTCCTCGTTCTCGTCGCGATGGCGCGCCTGTGCGGCGAACTGATGCGGCGGATCAACCTGCCGTCGGTCATCGGCCAACTCGCGGCCGGGGTGATCCTCGGCCCGTCCATCTTCGGCCGGGTGTGGGAGGACGGCTTCCACTGGTTCCTGCCCGACTACCAGATCAGCTCGGGCGCGCTCCTCGCCGTCAGCTGGCTCGGCGTCGCCCTCCTGCTGGTCACCGCCGGCTTCGAGACGGATCTCGGGCTCATCCGGCGCCTCGGCCGCGCCGCCGCGCTCGTAACGGGCTTCAGCCTCGTCGTCCCCCTCATCGGCGGACTGGGGGTCGGCATCCTGCTGCCGGACTCCTTCGTCGGCGCCGAGAGCAACCGCACCGTCTTCGCCCTGTTCGTCGCGGCGGCCCTCTCCGTCTCCGCCCTCGCCGTCATCGCCAAGATCCTCTCCGAACTCGGCCTCATGCGCCGCGACTTCGGGCAGATCACGGTCGCCGCCGGCATGGCGAACGACGTCGTCGGCTGGGTGATGCTCGCGGTGTTCGCCGGTTTCGCCGTCTCGGGCGAGGTCTCCCTCAGCGCCGTCCTCAAGACCGTGGTCGGTCTGGCCGCGTTCCTCGCGATCGCGATGACCCTCGGCCAGCGGGCCGTGGACCGTGCCCTGCGCTGGGTACGGCGCGACGGCGCGAACGTGTCCGGCGCGATGAGCGTCGCGATCTTCACCATGCTCGTCTACGGCGTCGCCACCCAGGCGCTCGGGATCGAAGCGGTTCTCGGTGCGTTCGTGGCGGGGGTGGTGCTCCACCGCTCCCGGTTCCAGCAGCCCGAGGTGCTGCACCACATCGAGTCGTTGACCACCACGTTCCTCGCGCCGATCTTCTTCGCGACCGCCGGGTTGCGCGTCGACCTCGGTCTGCTCGGGGAGGACGATGCACTGGCGTGGGCCGCCGTGGTGGTGGCGGTCGCCATCGTCTTCAAGTTCGCCGGAGCCTTCGTCGGTGCTCGCCTCGCCGGTCAGAGCAACCGGGCGGCAACGGCGCTGGGGGCGGGGCTCAACGCCCGCGGTGCACTCGAGATCGTCATCGCGTCGGTCGGACTGTCCCTCGGCGTCTTCAACGAGACGGCCTACACCGTCATCGTGATCGTCCCGCTGGTCACCTCGATCTTCGCCGCGGTCAGCCTCCGCATCGTCGTGCGGGATTGGCGGGGGAGCGACGAGGAACAGGAACGCCTCGAACGCGAGGAGGCGCTGAGCCGCAATCTCGTCGTGAAGTCGTCGCGGATCCTGCTCCCCTCCCAGGGTGAGCCGGCGTCGATCGCCGCCGCCCAACTCGTGCACTTCGCGTGGCCCACGGAGGCACCGGCGACGATCGTGTCCGTTCGCCGCAACGGCGAATGGCCGGACGTCTCCGTGGTCGAAGCGGTGCTGGACGAGCGTGAGGTCGATCATCGCCAGGTCAAGGGCGACGACATCGCCGGATCCATCGTCGCCGAATCGCGGCTCGGCTACGGCGTGATCGCGGTGGGGGTGGCGGCCCGTCACGAAGGTCAGCTCTACTCACCGATGGTCGACGAACTGCTGCTCAACGCCACGCTGCCGGTCGTGATCGTGCGTCGGGCCCGTGGCCTGGACCGCCCGCTCCCTCCCGCGTTCAGCCGCGTGATCGTGCCGGTGACCGGCACCCGCTCGAGCCGCTCGGCGCAGGAGGTCGCGTTCTCCATCTCGTCGAACCTCGGGACCGAGGTCGTGCTCACCCACGTGCTGAGCCGCTCGTCGCCGTTGCCGCGCATCTTCGGTCGCCGCCAGCGAGAGGACGATCCCGCCATGGCGGTCGCCGACCAGATGATCGAGGGCGCGGCGGCCCTCGCGACGGAATCGGGCCTCCAGACCCGCGCCGTGGTGCGCGAGTCCGACACGGCGGGCGCGGCGCTCGTCGCCGCCGCTCGCGAAGAGACGGCGGACCTCGTCGTGCTCGGCGCCCAGCTGCGCAACGTCGACGGACGTCCCTTCCTCGGAAACACCGTCGAGACCGTGCTCGAGCAGAGCGACGCCACGGTCGTGGTCGTCGCCTATCCGCGGACCCGTGAGGGCGGGGAGCACTGA
- a CDS encoding exodeoxyribonuclease III — MRIVTWNVNSLNARLGRVERWLQTFEPDVLCLQETKLADDAFPALTFEALGYETFHHGQGQWNGVAILSRVGIEDPIGGFGDGGEPDADARIAWATCGGVRVASCYVPNGRSLDHEHYQYKLRWLDRLAADLDGQCTPTDDVVVCGDFNIAPDDRDVYDPKKFVDETHTSTPERERIQQLLDWGLVDVFREHHDEGGLYSWWDYRAGNFHKKLGMRIDLHLATRSVADSVGVALVDRNERKGPKDDPPSDHAPVLIDGAR, encoded by the coding sequence GTGCGCATCGTCACGTGGAACGTCAACTCGCTCAACGCGCGACTCGGTCGGGTCGAGCGCTGGCTCCAGACCTTCGAGCCGGACGTGCTGTGCCTCCAGGAGACCAAGCTCGCCGACGACGCCTTCCCGGCCCTCACCTTCGAGGCGCTCGGCTACGAGACGTTCCACCACGGGCAGGGCCAGTGGAACGGTGTCGCGATCCTCAGCCGGGTCGGCATCGAGGATCCGATCGGCGGGTTCGGTGACGGCGGGGAGCCGGACGCGGACGCCCGCATCGCCTGGGCGACCTGCGGCGGCGTGCGGGTGGCGTCCTGCTACGTGCCCAACGGCCGATCGCTCGACCACGAGCACTACCAGTACAAGTTGCGCTGGCTCGACCGCCTCGCGGCCGATCTGGACGGGCAGTGCACGCCGACGGACGATGTCGTCGTGTGCGGAGACTTCAACATCGCTCCCGACGACCGCGACGTCTACGACCCGAAGAAGTTCGTGGACGAGACCCACACGAGCACGCCCGAGCGGGAGCGGATCCAGCAATTGCTGGACTGGGGGCTGGTCGACGTGTTCCGAGAACACCACGACGAGGGCGGGCTCTACTCGTGGTGGGACTACCGGGCCGGGAACTTCCACAAGAAGCTCGGCATGCGGATCGACCTCCACCTCGCCACGCGCTCCGTGGCGGACTCGGTCGGCGTCGCCCTCGTGGACCGCAACGAACGCAAGGGACCGAAGGACGACCCGCCGAGTGACCACGCCCCCGTCCTGATCGACGGCGCCCGCTGA